One Papaver somniferum cultivar HN1 chromosome 10, ASM357369v1, whole genome shotgun sequence genomic window carries:
- the LOC113316698 gene encoding probable inositol transporter 2 has product MASITSPIYILEVSSTHLQEHLHTRNCMLFAVGKFIFFCADTKVTSYIQELEKTSDYMIAVVGFPALLQFVIMLSLPDSPIWLYKRNRKEAAIKEALRKIYSSDEVVEKELGALSMSIKNETDCQDEKDSSVRSILLRIRTTWANPLERTKIVVSIGVQVAEQLMSENMIMYVLPCIMRMGGIFVFLTLL; this is encoded by the exons ATGGCATCAATAACCTCACCTATATACATATTAGAAGTTTCTTCAACTCATCTTCAAGAACACCTTCATACTCGAAATTGTATGCTTTTTGCTGTTGGAAAATTCATCTTCTTTTGTGCTGATACCAAAGTTACTTCTTACATTCAG GAGCTAGAGAAGACTTCGGATTATATGATCGCAGTAGTAGGGTTTCCAGCTCTACTTCAATTTGTGATAATGTTGTCGCTCCCTGATTCACCTATTTGGCTATATAAAAGA AACCGGAAAGAGGCCGCAATTAAAGAAGCTTTGAGGAAAATTTACAGTTCTGATGAAGTTGTTGAGAAAGAGCTTGGTGCATTAAGTATGTCAATTAAGAATGAAACAGATTGTCAAGATGAAAAAGACTCTTCTGTTAGGAGTatcttgcttaggataaggacaACATGGGCTAATCCTTTAGAACGCACAAAGATTGTTGTTAGCATTGGTGTGCAAGTCGCGGAACAGTTAATGAGTGAAAACATGATAATGTATGTTCTTCCCTGTATCATGAGGATGGGTGGCATCTTT GTCTTCCTTACTTTACTATAA
- the LOC113317232 gene encoding probable inositol transporter 2, translating into MMVGLFVLSVIFIISPDNTEGVSKLETVTHFGDSACSSYISAPDADTWNCATCLRAGCGFCAGIDDKLMRAPGGACLTIEPNGTSASCLAEHRIWFTQDSVTRQCGISLPGAASIEFLLVCVVPYTFALESHMCSRMYKAEVRGKLVGTVAATNWIFFLAVIVSSYIINKVVGFPFSMLLISLISFSVTRLIKWSYLSVPEMKGSFQSEDSQSKVS; encoded by the exons ATGATGGTGGGTCTTTTTGTGTTAAGCGTCATCTTTATAATATCACCAGATAATACTGAAGGAGTGAGTAAATTGGAGACTGTCACCCATTTTGGTGATAGTGCATGTTCGAGTTATATTTCAGCTCCAGATGCAGATACATGGAACTGTGCGACATGCCTTCGAGCAGGATGTGGGTTTTGCGCTGGTATTGATGACAAACTCATG CGTGCACCTGGCGGTGCCTGCTTGACGATAGAACCTAATGGGACATCAGCATCCTGTTTGGCTGAACATCGGATTTGGTTCACACAAGATTCCGTCACAAGGCAATGCGGAATAAGTCTTCCTGGAGCAGCATCTATTGAATTTTTACTAGTCTGTGTTGTTCCCTATACATTTGCGTTGGAATCACATATGTGTTCAAGGATGTACAAGGCAGAAGTTAGAGGCAAACTTGTCGGGACGGTTGCAGCGACTAACTGGATCTTCTTCCTTGCGGTCATTGTATCATCTTATATAATAAATAAAGTTGTAGGGTTTCCCTTCTCAATGCTACTCATCAGTTTGATTTCTTTCTCTGTTACTCGGTTGATCAAATGGTCTTATTTGTCGGTACCTGAGATGAAAGGTTCCTTCCAGTCGGAAGATAGTCAGTCAAAAGTCAGTTGA